In Diadema setosum chromosome 19, eeDiaSeto1, whole genome shotgun sequence, a genomic segment contains:
- the LOC140242623 gene encoding type I iodothyronine deiodinase-like: MKELADPILMRSFLAQTNAVAVGDTVPNLNLVTLDGSTVSLQDLHVNKDRPLMILASSASUPPLRACVLGGTLASLARDFRNQVDFLAVYLAEAHPVGDWAMGTNVSYMKQHQSLQERMTAARDLLDVDEAAHSCMTDDVTDISQFRLVVDQMDNSFSRTFKAHPDRVIFVKDGKVAYLSRTILQQTMEPTRLMTHEARDWLQANL, from the exons ATGAAGGAGTTAGCGGATCCCATTCTGATGAGGAGCTTTCTGGCGCAAACAAACGCGGTAGCCGTCGGCGACACTGTTCCCAACTTGAACCTCGTAACCCTGGACGGATCGACAGTAAGTCTTCAAGACTTGCACGTGAACAAGGATCGCCCGCTGATGATTTTGGCTTCGTCAGCTTCCTGACCCCCGCTTAGg GCCTGCGTATTAGGCGGCACGCTGGCGTCTCTCGCCCGTGACTTCCGAAACCAGGTCGATTTCCTCGCCGTCTACTTGGCCGAGGCTCATCCGGTGGGTGACTGGGCGATGGGGACGAACGTCAGCTACATGAAGCAGCACCAGTCGCTGCAGGAACGAATGACTGCGGCAAG GGACTTGCTCGATGTTGACGAGGCTGCTCACTCATGCATGACCGATGACGTCACGGACATATCCCAGTTTCGTCTCGTCGTCGATCAGATGGACAACAGCTTCTCGAGGACCTTTAAAGCGCACCCGGATCGCGTGATCTTCGTCAAGGACGGGAAGGTCGCCTACCTCAGTAGAACAATCCTCCAGCAGACCATGGAGCCAACCCGCCTGATGACGCACGAGGCACGTGACTGGTTGCAGGCCAATCTCTAA